In Lacibacter sp. H375, one DNA window encodes the following:
- a CDS encoding PspC domain-containing protein — MKKVININFKGRVIPIEESAFEQLQKYTESLRRYFANEEGRDEIINDIEDRIAELFDEELKKGATCITDESVATICSSMGSIEDFEQMDNETGASSTHSNSSSASAASSTASATADEPRGSLGRNANDKILGGVCSGLAHYLKIDPTVVRILFALITFGGFGTGVLIYIVLWIVLPLKDLKTNIRKRLFRNPDDKVLGGVASGLANYFNIPVWVPRVVFSLPLILGIISSIFRNAMFDFDLEPNIVFGGFGGTLFVIYVILWIVLPMASSATDKLQMRGEKIDVNSIKNAVQEELGSGGTIKERAAQMSEEIKEGAQRMSATITEGAKQMSSELGSKSKAFAVEAGPIARSTTSGIGHAIGVLFKAFFLFVAGTIGFVLLMALIGAVIGGVAAFPFKGFFLEGTWQNIAAWGTLLLFLLVPVVALLTWVIRKIIGTKSRNPYLGYTFGFLWFVGLVCFITLISSFFNNFRVSAQEQQAVEIAQPVTGKMVVKVPTAKVKVYGRAFGVDDVFSMDGDSLYINNIRLRIVKSTDSLYHVKYDKRSSGATRDKALTNAQSIKYNVNFKDSVLSLDKGFTVSEESKFRNQRVIVTIEVPVGKRIYIDKSVDRLEWHNITFNGRGGDWEWEDDNRWSHTGWNDTNVEYIMTEEGLERVDGKDKIEKVEREEGTIESELEKIEREKRELNDRENELKNKKKENDSLRYRYNPEAPKTPPTTPAKQIVERIATPNSDAVIIQPMTINAL; from the coding sequence ATGAAAAAGGTAATCAATATAAATTTCAAGGGCCGGGTGATACCCATCGAAGAATCGGCTTTTGAGCAATTGCAGAAATACACCGAAAGTCTGCGCCGCTACTTTGCCAACGAAGAAGGACGTGATGAGATCATCAATGATATTGAAGATCGTATTGCTGAATTGTTCGACGAAGAGCTGAAAAAAGGCGCCACTTGCATTACCGACGAAAGTGTTGCCACTATTTGCAGCAGCATGGGCAGCATCGAAGATTTTGAGCAGATGGATAATGAAACAGGTGCTTCATCAACTCACAGCAACTCTTCATCAGCATCTGCTGCTTCATCAACAGCATCTGCAACAGCCGATGAGCCACGTGGAAGCCTTGGCCGTAACGCCAACGATAAAATACTTGGTGGTGTATGTAGTGGCCTTGCTCATTATTTAAAGATCGATCCTACTGTAGTGCGTATTCTTTTTGCCCTCATCACCTTTGGTGGTTTTGGTACAGGTGTACTTATCTACATTGTTCTCTGGATCGTGTTACCATTGAAAGATCTCAAAACAAATATCCGCAAGCGTTTATTCCGCAATCCTGATGATAAAGTATTAGGTGGTGTTGCAAGCGGTTTAGCTAACTATTTCAATATACCGGTATGGGTACCACGTGTGGTATTCAGTCTACCCCTGATCCTCGGTATCATTTCATCGATCTTCCGCAATGCCATGTTCGATTTTGATCTTGAACCCAACATCGTATTCGGTGGCTTTGGCGGAACACTGTTTGTGATCTATGTTATTCTCTGGATCGTTTTACCAATGGCCAGCAGCGCAACAGATAAATTACAAATGCGTGGCGAAAAGATTGATGTGAACAGTATCAAGAATGCTGTGCAGGAAGAATTAGGCAGCGGTGGTACTATTAAAGAAAGAGCGGCTCAAATGAGCGAAGAAATAAAAGAAGGTGCACAACGTATGAGCGCAACCATCACTGAGGGCGCAAAACAAATGAGCTCCGAACTGGGATCAAAAAGCAAAGCATTTGCAGTTGAAGCCGGACCTATTGCCCGAAGCACAACAAGCGGTATTGGTCATGCAATTGGTGTACTGTTCAAAGCATTCTTCTTATTTGTAGCAGGTACAATTGGTTTTGTGTTGTTGATGGCATTAATTGGTGCTGTGATTGGTGGTGTTGCAGCGTTTCCTTTCAAAGGATTCTTTTTAGAAGGCACCTGGCAAAACATTGCTGCATGGGGCACGCTGCTTCTGTTCTTACTTGTTCCCGTGGTTGCATTATTAACCTGGGTAATCCGTAAGATCATTGGCACAAAAAGCCGCAACCCTTATTTAGGTTACACATTCGGTTTCCTTTGGTTTGTTGGTTTGGTTTGCTTCATCACACTTATTTCTTCCTTCTTCAACAACTTCCGTGTATCAGCACAAGAGCAGCAGGCGGTTGAAATTGCACAGCCTGTAACCGGTAAAATGGTTGTGAAAGTGCCAACAGCAAAAGTAAAAGTGTATGGCCGAGCGTTTGGTGTTGATGATGTGTTCAGTATGGATGGTGATAGTTTGTACATCAACAATATCCGTCTTCGTATTGTAAAAAGTACCGATAGCCTTTATCACGTAAAATATGATAAACGCAGCTCAGGCGCCACAAGAGATAAAGCACTTACAAATGCGCAATCAATTAAGTACAATGTAAACTTTAAAGACAGTGTGCTGTCACTCGACAAAGGTTTTACTGTAAGTGAAGAATCAAAATTCCGTAATCAGCGTGTGATCGTTACAATTGAAGTTCCTGTTGGCAAACGCATTTACATCGACAAAAGTGTTGATCGTTTAGAGTGGCACAACATTACGTTCAATGGTCGTGGCGGCGATTGGGAATGGGAAGATGATAACAGGTGGAGCCACACCGGTTGGAATGATACAAACGTGGAATACATTATGACCGAAGAAGGACTTGAACGTGTAGATGGTAAAGATAAAATTGAAAAAGTTGAACGTGAAGAAGGAACAATTGAAAGTGAACTGGAAAAGATTGAGCGTGAGAAAAGAGAGCTGAACGATCGTGAAAATGAATTAAAGAATAAGAAGAAAGAAAACGACAGTCTTCGCTACCGTTACAATCCTGAGGCACCTAAAACACCTCCAACAACACCTGCAAAACAGATCGTTGAACGAATAGCAACTCCTAACAGTGATGCAGTGATCATTCAGCCAATGACCATTAACGCACTGTAA
- a CDS encoding nuclear transport factor 2 family protein: MRLLRFLTLFLLAVILFGTANAQDANQKHQDKELFQTIFKLDSAWFAAFNKDITVFSSYIDSTLEFYHDGSGLTFYADNVAAFKRMMAQTPDLKRELLKETMEVYPIPGYGAVQIAQHRFCHMENGKMDCGVFKFIHTWKKTEKGWKVTRIISVDH, translated from the coding sequence ATGCGACTACTTCGTTTCCTTACGCTCTTTTTATTGGCAGTTATTTTATTTGGTACTGCAAATGCACAAGATGCAAACCAGAAACACCAGGATAAAGAATTGTTTCAAACCATTTTCAAATTAGATAGTGCATGGTTTGCGGCATTCAACAAAGACATTACAGTTTTCAGCAGTTATATCGATTCCACGCTTGAATTCTATCACGACGGAAGTGGGCTTACTTTTTATGCAGATAACGTAGCTGCTTTTAAACGAATGATGGCCCAGACACCAGATTTAAAACGTGAGTTGCTAAAAGAAACCATGGAAGTATATCCCATTCCCGGTTATGGTGCGGTGCAGATAGCACAACATCGTTTCTGCCATATGGAAAATGGAAAAATGGATTGTGGTGTCTTCAAGTTTATTCATACCTGGAAAAAAACAGAAAAGGGTTGGAAGGTGACACGCATTATCAGCGTAGATCATTAA
- a CDS encoding SRPBCC family protein: MPSIHVTTFIAAPIDRVFDLSRHIGVHKISQQDNNEEAVGGVTSGLIKQGEYVTWKAKHLFKTRFMTVKITEMKSPDYFEDVMEKGDFISYAHKHHFKAVNNGTIMIDKVEFEAPYGSVGKLFSRIYLTGYMKLLIEKRNNTIREYAESTKWQALL; the protein is encoded by the coding sequence ATGCCATCAATTCACGTAACCACATTTATTGCCGCACCCATTGATCGTGTGTTCGATCTAAGCCGGCACATTGGTGTTCACAAAATTTCTCAACAGGATAATAATGAAGAAGCCGTTGGCGGCGTTACATCAGGCCTTATTAAACAAGGCGAGTACGTTACATGGAAAGCAAAGCACTTGTTTAAAACAAGATTCATGACCGTGAAGATCACGGAGATGAAAAGCCCCGATTATTTTGAAGATGTAATGGAGAAAGGCGATTTTATTTCTTATGCACACAAGCATCATTTCAAAGCTGTGAACAACGGCACCATCATGATCGATAAGGTTGAGTTTGAAGCGCCGTATGGTTCTGTTGGAAAACTCTTCAGCCGTATTTATCTCACAGGTTATATGAAACTACTTATTGAGAAACGGAACAATACGATTCGTGAGTATGCAGAAAGCACGAAGTGGCAGGCTTTATTATAA
- a CDS encoding GNAT family N-acetyltransferase, with product MEHQPQIITLRAGTIEDLPILEYWDEQQHVIDCDPSDDWEWATELPKQVPWREQLMAELNGRPIGFIQIIDPALEETHYWGDVEQNLRAIDIWIGEKEHLGKGYGTRMMQLAIERCFAEKNVSAILIDPLITNTAARRFYERLGFRFVENRTFGNDETAVYILERSNWYAAK from the coding sequence ATGGAGCATCAACCACAAATCATAACACTACGTGCTGGCACAATCGAAGATCTGCCAATACTCGAGTATTGGGATGAACAGCAGCATGTGATCGATTGCGACCCCAGTGATGACTGGGAGTGGGCAACAGAATTACCAAAACAAGTTCCCTGGCGTGAACAACTCATGGCCGAACTGAATGGCCGGCCCATCGGTTTTATCCAGATCATTGACCCGGCATTGGAAGAAACACATTACTGGGGCGATGTCGAGCAAAATCTTCGGGCCATTGATATATGGATCGGTGAAAAAGAACATCTCGGCAAAGGATATGGCACACGCATGATGCAACTGGCCATTGAGCGCTGTTTTGCTGAAAAAAATGTTAGTGCTATTCTTATCGACCCACTTATTACCAACACAGCAGCACGTCGCTTTTATGAACGGCTTGGTTTTCGTTTTGTTGAAAACAGGACATTCGGAAACGATGAAACGGCTGTTTATATCTTAGAACGTAGCAATTGGTATGCTGCAAAATAA
- the gcvT gene encoding glycine cleavage system aminomethyltransferase GcvT translates to MKSTPFTNKHIALGAKMAEFAGYNMPISYTGINDEHAAVRNNAGVFDVSHMGEFILKGEGALDLIQRVTSNDASKLTAGKAQYSCLPNAQGGIVDDLLVYCVEENKVYMLVVNASNIEKDWNWIQQFNTGNVEMHNISERTCLLAIQGPNATKILQPLTEMDILNLKYYTFVKGAFAGVENVLVSATGYTGAGGVEIYFEDSNGAADKIWDAIFEAGKAAGIKPIGLGARDTLRLEKGFCLYGNDIDDTTTPLEGGLGWVTKFNKDFTAKEILEKQKAEGVKRKLVGFEMIDRGIPRHDYKIKDADGNEIGKVTSGTQSPSLQKAIGLGYVATTHSNFDSEIFVEVRDKLLKAKVVKTPFL, encoded by the coding sequence ATGAAATCAACTCCCTTTACAAACAAACACATTGCACTTGGTGCGAAGATGGCTGAATTTGCCGGTTACAATATGCCCATTTCTTATACCGGTATTAATGATGAGCATGCTGCTGTGCGTAACAACGCAGGCGTGTTTGATGTGAGCCATATGGGTGAGTTTATTTTAAAAGGTGAAGGAGCGTTGGATCTCATTCAACGTGTCACCAGCAATGATGCATCAAAATTAACAGCAGGTAAAGCACAGTACAGTTGCTTACCAAATGCGCAAGGTGGTATTGTAGATGATCTGTTGGTGTATTGTGTGGAAGAAAACAAAGTATATATGTTGGTAGTAAATGCCAGCAACATTGAAAAAGACTGGAACTGGATTCAGCAATTCAATACCGGCAATGTAGAGATGCACAACATCAGCGAAAGAACCTGTTTGCTTGCAATACAAGGTCCTAATGCAACAAAAATTCTGCAGCCGCTTACTGAAATGGATATCCTTAACCTGAAGTATTACACCTTTGTAAAAGGAGCGTTTGCCGGTGTGGAGAATGTATTGGTAAGTGCAACAGGTTATACCGGTGCAGGCGGTGTTGAAATTTATTTTGAAGACAGCAATGGTGCTGCTGATAAAATCTGGGATGCCATTTTTGAGGCAGGGAAAGCAGCTGGTATTAAACCGATCGGACTTGGCGCAAGAGATACACTGCGTTTAGAAAAAGGCTTTTGTTTATATGGCAACGATATTGATGATACAACTACTCCATTAGAAGGTGGGTTGGGTTGGGTCACAAAATTCAACAAAGACTTTACTGCAAAAGAAATTTTAGAAAAACAAAAAGCCGAAGGCGTAAAACGTAAGCTCGTTGGTTTTGAAATGATCGATCGTGGTATTCCCCGCCATGATTATAAGATCAAAGATGCTGATGGTAATGAAATTGGTAAAGTTACCAGTGGCACACAATCTCCTTCGTTACAAAAAGCGATCGGGCTTGGCTACGTCGCAACCACGCATTCAAATTTTGATTCGGAGATCTTTGTTGAGGTGCGTGATAAACTGTTGAAAGCAAAAGTGGTGAAAACTCCTTTCCTCTAA